The Methanolobus sp. WCC4 genome includes the window AAACTTATTGACAGCTCGCTTCTGGAAACAGATTGTGATGGTAACTATTGGCTTCACCCTTTAGTTCAGGAGTTTTCATATGATGATCTGGAAAATAAGGTGGAAGTCCATAAACTTGCCTGTGAACACTATCTTTCCTTCCCCATACCAGAAACACGAACAAAAAAAGAGGATGTTCATCCATTGATTGAGGCACAGTATCATGCATGCCTTGCCAAAGAGTATGACATGGCTGTCGCTATTATTTTTTCTAATAATCTGAATGAAGACCTTGATAGGTGGGGAAATTATAGGACACTTGTTGACATCTACTCTGATCTGCTATCTGATGATTCGTTCAAGAATCCTCCTTTGTTGAGCAAGATGAATATTCACAGTGCAGTTCTTGGAAGTCTCGGTCTCACTTACAGTAAACTTGGCCAGGTTGAGAAAGCCATTGAGTACTATGAGCAGGGACTTGTAATTGCACGCGATATAGGGGACAGGCTCAACGAAGGTAAACATCTTGGAAACCTTGCTGGCGCTTACCGTAACCTTGGTCAGGTTGAGAAAGCCGTTGAGCACTATGAACAGGGACTTGTAATTGCACGCAATATAGGGGACAAACGCAGCGAGAGCAATAATCTTGGAAATCTAGGTAACGCTTATTTTGATTTTGGTCAGGTTGAGAAAGCCACTGAATACTATGAGCAGGCACTTATGATTGCACGCGATATCGGAGACAGGCATGGCGAGAATACTTATCTTGGAAACCTTGGTAGCGCTTACTATGTTCTTGATCAGGTTGAGAAAGCCACTGAATACTATGAGCAGGCACTTATAATTGCACGTGATATAGGGGACAAGCGCGGTGAAGGCAATCATCTTGAAAACCTTGGTAGTGCTTACTATGTTCTTGATCAGGTTGAGAAAGCCACTGAATACTATGAGCAGGCCCTTATGATTGCACGCGATATAGGGGACAAGCGCGGTGAAGGCAATCGACTTGGAAACCTAGGAAACGTTTATAAAAATTTTAACCAGGTTGAAAGAGCCATTGAATACTATGAGCAGGCACTTAAGATAGCCACAGAAATAAAAAATCCACGACTATTCAATATCTGCAAAGAGAATCTTGAAGCACTGAAGAAATGAGATGGTTTACCCGGTTTGTAATTGCTATCTATATATTGCATAATATTGCACCTAAATCCCCATTTCAATCTATAGATGGTGATTTAGATATTTCCTACAGACATCGGTTCCTGAAAAATAAAAAAAATAGAGTTGCCTTTATTCGGTAAAGACAACGTTGACCTCTTCAACATCCCAGAGGGACTCGAGTTTCTCAAGGATTTCTTCTTTGATGTTAGTTGCAAACTGATGGTTGGAAGGGAGGTCTACAAGTACTCTTATAACACCGTCATTGATCTCCATCTTTGTCACAAGTTCGGTCCTGATGACATCAAGGCCTGCCATTGGATTCATGACATGCTTGAGCCTGCTTCTGATCACATCGACGGTGGTTGGTTCCTGTTCGGTCACAAGACCGTGCTTTTCTTCATAGTCACGGATGGCAGCCCTGAGACCTTCAACTGCAAGCACGGAGCAGTGTGCTTTTACAGGAGGGAGTCCTCCA containing:
- a CDS encoding tetratricopeptide repeat protein, translating into MDKQYIAGGSGITAGGNVSFDDNSGQIAIGEYINQFNLENLSGKELAELIDTLNQKRKETANLRIASSYNPSILPDLPSRLREFVIENRVVELTQTLEYLQNHRVLLISGIGGVGKTTLARALVETIPANVPIPFWFDFNKNRNATLGDILEQLASYMNKPDIASFKPEGKDAGQDDINKLTAELSKREGVWLIFDNLETVLEGRNFHEEGIDQLFTSLRDSTHQARIIVTSRTLPVLKNGESLVDVIDEEKQELKGLNVNFGIDFLRKNGLDEVEPEKLEELVKGVEGHPLALKLLVKIVKKFGIKDALDDLSMYKGEKEDTIKKARRLFDKLAGDEKELLERIAVFRQPESMTALKKMFTDKTPKDALMKLIDSSLLETDCDGNYWLHPLVQEFSYDDLENKVEVHKLACEHYLSFPIPETRTKKEDVHPLIEAQYHACLAKEYDMAVAIIFSNNLNEDLDRWGNYRTLVDIYSDLLSDDSFKNPPLLSKMNIHSAVLGSLGLTYSKLGQVEKAIEYYEQGLVIARDIGDRLNEGKHLGNLAGAYRNLGQVEKAVEHYEQGLVIARNIGDKRSESNNLGNLGNAYFDFGQVEKATEYYEQALMIARDIGDRHGENTYLGNLGSAYYVLDQVEKATEYYEQALIIARDIGDKRGEGNHLENLGSAYYVLDQVEKATEYYEQALMIARDIGDKRGEGNRLGNLGNVYKNFNQVERAIEYYEQALKIATEIKNPRLFNICKENLEALKK
- a CDS encoding iron-sulfur cluster assembly scaffold protein; this encodes MKFPYTKEVLEHFKNPRNVGKMENPDGKGLEGSPACGDMVAVYLQVDQDTQIIEDIKFESYGCASNIATASIITELAKGKTIEEAKKITWQEAAEELGGLPPVKAHCSVLAVEGLRAAIRDYEEKHGLVTEQEPTTVDVIRSRLKHVMNPMAGLDVIRTELVTKMEINDGVIRVLVDLPSNHQFATNIKEEILEKLESLWDVEEVNVVFTE